The segment GTGCCGGCAACATCGGGATCAGATCAATATAAAACGTACTGCAATACTGCATCATAAACACTGCCCATTGATGCTGTTTGAATTGCAACGTAGCCAGAACTAATGCCGTGATCATTTTTTTACCCGTGGTATCTTTCTCAAACAACTCGATGATCTGTTGGGGCGATTTACCTAACTGCTGCTCCCAAAATGTTGGTGGCACAAACTGTATGAGTTGATAAATGATAAACTCATCGTCGCTAAACTCTTTACTGTTACTGCTCAGCTTTTCAATTCCCGATTTGAATATTTCGGGATCAATATCTGCAGGCACCTGAAACGAAAGTGAGGTCTTACTCATCATGCCCAACAATGCCTTTTCTGTTTTTAGGGTCACAGCTTTTTGTAACACATTCATGTATTGTTGCACTAATCCAGAGCCGGGAATCTGCTTTAATAATTTCAGTGCTTCTTCTTTTACTTTCTTACTCTTTTCGTTTTGTAGTGATTCAAGAAACAAAAGATCATCATTGCTGACATTGATTGACAGTATTTCTAAAAAAGCAACTTTTGTTGCTGCATCTTCCTGTGCCCATGTTTGTTCAAGTAAAACTCTTGCAGCAGCAGGATCAACAGAGCGTAATTCAGTAAGTACAGCTTTGCGTTGATCTGTTGTACCTGTATTCCAAAGTTCTTCCTGTGATTGCGATACAGAAAAATTCCACTCCGGATTAAACTGGCATAACCATTCGCCACGTTTACCTGTACAAGGTGCGATGGCGGCTCGTAGTTGTTTATATTGTTTGCCGATTGCAAATAAAGAGGGAATCATTTCTGGCGATACCAACCTGTTTGCCTTTGCACAGGCTGTTAACCATAACTGTAACAACGATTGACTTTCTTCAAACAGGATATCCTTTAACACCTGCATGGCTGCAGGACTGCAGTATTGTTTTTCTTCAGCAGGTGCCTGTTCAATGCCAACGGTTTCCTTTTTCAATGGCAGCACAGCGCATTGACGATAGTTATACGTGAGTGATGCCAGTTGCAGAAACTTCTCTTCCTTATCAATCGTTGTATTTTCTGTAATAACAGCGGCTGCTCCGGCAAGTGTTGGCACAAGCTCTTCCACACCGATCATTTTTTTATCGGTGCCCATCATTGCCGTGTGTATAATCTTATTCCATGCTTCCATTATTCAATGCTGTATCGCTTATTGTAGTAGTTTATATTCATCGTGCAGCCAAACACCAACTGCTTCGTATTGATCTTCCCGTCCGATCAACGCCATGTCTAATGCTTCGCCTCCGCTGATCGCTAACAGCTTCCAGATGTAACGTTGTTCGTTTTTCAACAACATCATTTTCTGTTCTGCATCCTGCAACCACCATTGCTGATTGTATTGTACGGGTTTTAATTTGCTGATGAGATAAGGTCGTTCCCCTCTTACAGGCAACTGACTGTTTAATGTTGTTTCTGCAGCCAACACTTCATCCCAGTTTTGATAACCGCTGAAACTTGCTTTCATGGTTGAAGCAATCTGTCGTTTTACAATTGCTCGTAAAGGAGAAACAGAAGGAAAGAATACCAACTCTGCCTGTACAAATATTCCCGGTGTGAACGTTAATTGACCTCCTTGTCCACGAACGATGAACTGTAAGATCAATGCATATTGTTTCGATGCAGTGCCATATAACCAATAACGTTCGGTGGTAATATTATCTACTTCTGAAGTTTGTTTTGCTAATACAAGCCATGTATCGGTTACACCTGTTTGTTCTTTTAACTCTTCCTGGTTTTGTGTAAAGCCGATCCATGTGCGGATGTCTTGCTGCAAGGTTTCATCCAGGGATGCTGTATTCTGAAATGCTTTCGTGGCAAGATAGATGACAGCTAACTGATCCATGAACTTACTCTGCCAGCCTTCTGCATAAAAGTTGATCTCTCCTAATGAACGCACCATGCCTGCCAAGCCTGGCGCCTGCGCATCCACCATTCGCTTTGCCATATTTTCAAACCAAAGCGATCCCTTGTCGGGCATGGTTAAGATGCCGTTCCGTACAATATCCTTCAACCACAATTGTAATTCATCAATACCATCAGTTACTTTCAGCTCACGTGCCTGTGTGCGTTTTGCTCTTGCCGCTTCATCAACAGGTTTCTCTTCTTTCTCTACTTGTTTCTCTTTCTTCTCAACACGTTTACTGATCCAGTCTTCTACCCATGCAGGCATTGTTGAAGTGCTGAAATCATTTGGCTGACGGGCATTGTACAGCAACAATCCTAATCCATGTTTGCAAGGAAATTTTCTGCTGGGGCAGGAACATTTGAAGGCAATATTCTGCAGATCGATTTGTGTTTGATAGGGCTTACTGCCACTTCCCTGACACTCGCCCCACAATGCCTGTTCGTTAGCGCCTTTGCTTACCCATTTGGATGGGTTCGCTAAATCCTTTCCTGATTTTTTGGAAGACTCATCGGGGGCAAGATTAAATATTTGTTCTTCGGTGAATTGCAAGAGGAAAAATTTGAGGTTTAAATATATCGACAAACTAAAAACAACCCAACAAGATTGCAGGATTATTTACGAGTAGTCAATTCAAAGCTTTCAATAAAATAGCTATCTAAGATTGATTTTTTTACTTCAAGTTTTATAACATATGAACTTTTTAGTTGCTGCAAATCATATCCAGCTACAGAATAGTACTTTGAATATCTTTTATCCAGGAAAATAAACGAGATTTTGTCATAGCCAATCGTATTGACGCTCTTTATTCTGCAGTCATAATACTCGGAATCAGAAGAAGTTGCGCTTTGTGCAATAAGAAGATTAATTGGTACTCGTAACGCAAATTGAAAAAGACCTGAAAAAAAGATAATGCCTACAACAAATCCCAAGACATAAAATTTATCCCGAAACTTACGTAAATAGTATTCTTTATATTTTCTGTAACGGATATATATGAAGACTATAATAACCAAAAATGAAAACATCAAGCAACCCAGCGACAAAAATCGGGGGAAATTTAGAACTTTGCTGTTTGTTAGCTGGTATAAAAAAACAATAAATGCCGATATTAGATAGAGCCATCTGCGCTTAAGCAGCCGAGCAATAAATACATCCTTTCTAAATTTATCATTTTTCATTACTCATCAATTGGGTTAACCTTCATTGTTCCATTTAAACTCGTCCTTTTTTATTTTCCAGATAAAGCCATCGAGGATATAATGCGTAATCTGCGGAAGTGCAAGCAGCGGAACAACAAAACTTAACAGAGTATCATTCAGCTCAGGCAAACGCATTTTACTGATACCAAAAACAGCGGCATGTTCTTTCCACACAAAAGCATCCCATATTCCTTCTTCGAAATAAGCAAAGAGAAATAACAAGCCAAGGAAAACAACCACGCCATATTTGCTGAATACAATTTTGAGAAAACGTGAACCTCTGCCTGGTTGCAGATAATTCTTTTGCCCGTAGATCCATACTAATGCCATGTACGGAATACCATGACTCACTACATTCAATACGGTGAAAGCCATATCACCATTGAAATACACAATGCCAAAATACCAGGAAAGAAGAGTGCCTGCTACGATAGCTAGCTTTGGAAAATTGACTTGCTTTGTCAATATCCATCTTCTTCCTTCATACAAAATGTAAAACCCAATAACCAGAATATATAACACTGTACTCAACTTCAACAGGAATGGTGATTGCAGGTACACAAAATCATTCTCTATAAACCAGTTGAAATTTCGTGGGCCACTCAAATGCCAATAAATGAGCGGATAAAGTGTAGCATAGTAAATAGCAATGCGATCGATCCAGACAGAAAGTTTTGTACTTGCTTCTTTACGACTGTACACCCGCATAAACCCGTATTGCTGCCGTATGAAATGAAACACCGCTGTATATGCCAATAATCGCCAGAATAACTGGCTGCTGATGGAATAGGCCATCACTGCAATTACAAAACCAATAAAAGGAATGGCAATAAGAATTGAACGTTGTTTGCTGAATGCCTGCGGATCGAAATAAGTTCGGTAAAGAGTGCTGTACACATGTGCCACATCAATCAATAATACCAACACTACCCAGCCCGCATCGGTAACGCCCTCCTTATTTTGAAATACGGACGGGAATAAGAATACCAGTAACAAACTTGCAAAAGGAGGAAGTAAGATGAACAGGATGTCAACCATCGGTCGGCCAATCCATGGTTGTTGTTTAAAAAAGGTTTTACTATGCCACATACTGCATTACTTTTCTAGCGGCTTCCAATCCCTGGTAAAAGCCTTCTTCAAAAATACTGATGCCCGCATTATCGGTATGGGCAAAATGAATACAATCATCAATTGACGAAGCCAGTTCTTTTCGCAAGAGGCCATGTATAATTCCGGGAACAGGTTGAACCATTGCATGCCCCCACAAAGTGATATTAATTTCTTTTGCTTTCTTTTCAATATCGGGATGAACAATTTTTAAATCTTGAATGATTTGCGTTGACCATTCATCATGCGTTTTCTCATGTGCTTTTTTTCGGTCTTCTACCGTTTGCGTACTCGTAAGAGGCAAATAGTAGGTAAGGTTTTTTACAGGTATATTCTGCTGTAAAAGTTGATGTGTTGCGTTTACATAGCCTAGTGATGCGCTGCCATAAATAACATTATCCCAACTTAAGGTTTCGCCTGATCGTTCTTCCAAAGTGTCGGTTACAATATTCGCCACCATCCAGGGAGCATATCGAAAGTTGCTCTTTACTTGTTCAATCCGCTGTTCATCTTTCAGCAAACGGGCTGCCACAAATTGAGGAATGGCGATGATGCACTGAGTCGTAGTTATTTCTTTGAGTTGTTTGTTCTTTACATCGTAATAGTGGATGATTACATTCTTTCCTGCTTTCTCCACTTTAGTTACCAACGATTCTGTACGCACAAAATCATACACGTCTTTACTTAATTGTTGAATAAGGAATCCATTGCCTTCGGGCCAGGTAAGCACATCGCTGTAATCGGCGTTCGCTGCTTTCCCTTTTCGTCCTGCGAAATAATGAATGCCTGCCCATGCGCTGCAGAGATGATGTGGTGTGCCAAAATCATCTCTTGTACAATAGTTCACATACCAATGTAAATACTCGCTGGTATAATTATTCAGCAGTAACCATTCTTTCATAGTAAGCGTATCGAGCTTTGTATAAACAGCATCAATGCTTGACTGATTAACAGGTATAGCAAATGCATCTTTTCCATCGTTTCCTTTCGCCATGCGAAACTCCTTCATCTGTGCAAGAAAACGTTCAATCTGTTTCAACTCCTTTGTAGGAACGCCGTATTGCGGAATTAATCCTTCCTGCCATCTGCCATTAATGTATAAACGTTCTTCCGGATCAAAACATAAATACGCATCGTTATAAACAGGTAAGTTATCTGCATTGAAGTCTGTAATAACATCTGCAGTTTTTAAAAAATCTATGTATTCTTTCAAGTCATTATTCGGAATAGGAACATAATGTGCCCCAAATGGAAAAGCCGAAATGGAATTAGAACCATTAGCTGCATTACCACCTATATGCTTTTCTAATTCTAAAATGATAATGTCATTAATACCTTGTTGTTGCAGGTGTCTTGCTGCCGATAACCCACTTACACCAGCCCCAATAATCACCACTTGTTTTTGTTCGGTTGAGGATGGTGCTGCAAACTTCTTATCACGCAACAAATGACCAACAGATGAAGAAGCACCAAGTATGGAGCCTTTAATTTTTGTTTTACGATTACATGAACTTACCACTGCAGCTATACCTGTTGCAGCAACACCCACTTGTATAAAATCTCTGCGGTTCATTCGTTAGTCCAGGTATTTACTCCATTCCTCTTCGAAATAATGTACCAATGCCTGGTTATTTAATTTATTGGGTTGCAGTTTTTCTTTGGTACGCATGTCTTCCGGGAAAATAAACATTTGCTGCACCGTTATTGAATCGATAAACTTTAATCCTTTGGGTAAAGAATGAAACCAACCGGTTTTCTCATTCGGTGTGGCAATGATATAGCCCCACTCCCCAAACGATGGCACATAATTATGATAAGGTCTGGTAAAGAAACCAACAGAACGAAGAGTTTCATCGATACACCAAAAACTTTTGGGTGCCACGTAGGGTGATGTACTCTGGATGACAACAATTCCATTTTCCTTAACGGCTGACTGGAGCTTTGTATAAAATAATGTACTGTATAATTTGCCTATAGAAAAAGCAGAAGGATCAGGAAAGTCGATGATCACTGCATCAAACTCCTGCTTATTATTACGTAACCAGATAAATGCATCGCTGTTGATGACCGTTACTTTACTATTTAATAAAGATTTTTGATTCAGTTTCAACAATACACTCTGCGAACGAAAAAGCTTTGTCATTTCAGGATCAAGATCAACCAGCGTAATTTTTTCAATTGAAGGATATTTTAATAATTCACGAACGGCCAGCCCATCGCCACCACCTAATACCAGAATTTGTTTTGGTTGATGAACAGATGATAATGCAGGATGCACTAAAGCTTCGTGGTAACGGTATTCATCGGCCGAGCTGAATTGAAGGTTACCGTTTAAGAACAAACGCAGTTCACGCTTATTACGTGTAAGCACAATCCGTTGGTAAGGCGATGATTTTGCATACACGATCTGATCGTTGAATGCCATTGTTTCGCTGTACTTCAAGATCTGTTCACTCATTACAAAAGCAACCAGCTCCAGCAGCAACAATATCACAGCGGTAATGCGTAACAGCGATGCTTTCTTTAATTCCTCTGCAAAAAAATACAGCAGGTAAAGCCCCACTGCAATATTGAGAATACCAAAAAACAAGGATGTGCGGATCAAACCCAACTGAGGTACTAATAACAAAGGGAAGATTAGTGATGCCAGTAATGCACCAATATAATCGAAGGTGAATACCCGGCTAACTAATTCTTTAAACGCTACCCGATGTTCGAGAATGCGCATTAATAAGGGTATTTCTAAACCCACTAAAATACCGGTAATACCAACAAGGCTATATAATACAACCTGAAAAGAAGCTGCTAACGGAAATACAAGGAACAGAATTGCAGAACTGAAGCCACCGATCAATCCCACTAACAGTTCAATACGCACAAACCAATGAAGCAGGTTGCCTGAAATATATTTTGATAAAAAAGAGCCAATGCCCATGGAGAACAGGTACACACCAATGATGGTACTGAACTGCATTACACTATCGCCCAGTAAATAACTGGCCAGTGTACCGGCAACCAGTTCATAAATTAAACCGCAGGTAGCAATGACCAATACGGCCAGCAACAGGATCCACTGCGCTTTGCGTTCACGTTCCTGCATTTGTTAATGGATAGCCGAAGCAATAATAATAGCTATTGAAAGCATAAAGAAACCAGCCAATAAAGCCAGGGCCACATTTTTGTTTTCAAGAATTTCTTTACGCAGGTTATGTTTTGGCGTAAGCAGTTCAACCAAAATAAATGCAACCAGTAAAATACCGATGCCTAAAAAAGAATACACAACTGAATTGATAAATGCCTGTGACATAGTTGTTGTTTTTAATGTTATTTATGATAACCCGGACCACTACTGTTCCATTGTTGTTGCGCTGAAGAAGTAAACATGCGCCTGCCAGTAAGATCATGGTAAAGCATTAAGGTGGCAGCGACAATTACGATCGCAAGAAGCCATCTGAATTCATGAAGAAATGATCCTCGTTTAAATAATTTATTCATCATCGTAAGTGTAATTTGAAAAAGGACTATTACGCCAGCGTTCTTTTTCAAAGATCTGGCCTATATAAAATGTTATTACCGCCCATGCAATAATCGCTATAATTGGTATAAATACATTGCGTGGTGTTTCTACATCATACTGAGCAACCACACTAACGTAGCTGATATTCATATCGCTTGCATCTCTGCTTGCCTGTAACTGCAGCTTGTAGATTCCTGCAGGAATTGCAGTAAAGTATGCTTCTGACGATGTTGAGCCTTCTGTCCAGGATTCACCTTCACTATAACCATAATAATATTCAATTCCTTCTTCGAGTGAATACTCTTTACCTGTCACTGTATTAACCAATGTAGCACTGACAGATGCCCAACTATTACTTACCGGTGCATTGATGCTAAGTTTTAGATTACTACTAGCCTTATTAAACTCCAGGTTTTGTGACACATCCGATGCCTGGTTCGTGGAATCAACAATTTCCAACCTTCCTTCATATACCAATTTGTTTTCTAAAGTAGCAGCATATAAACTATGCATCAAAATAAGTATCAACACCCCAAGGAATGTTGCAATGGCGAGTTTAACCGGATTTTTATAACCGGTGGGTTGAACAGCCCCGGTACCGATACGATAGGGAAGTTCGTAAGCAAGCGGAAGTGCTTCTTTGATTTCCTTTTTACTGATGTGCCGACCAAAAAACCAACGGATACCTTCTTCATTATCTTTTTCCTTGATCCAAATCTCCGGTGGAGAAATAAACTCTTTTACCTGTGTATCCTCATTATTAAAAATATCATAAGGAAACTCACCCGCAGCAGTAAGTACTTTGTAATGATATCGGTTAAAGATGGTAAAAGGTTCTTTAGCGTATGTAAAATCACCGATAGATTCAGCATAAAGCACCGGTGTCTCGGCCTGTTCTCTTAAAAAAGTCCAATGTCCATCGAATTCACTTAAGAAAGCATAACCGTGTACATCATTATATAATGTATACTCCCGCCATTTAGAATGATAGCTGTTCTTCTCTTCTTTTTGTGCGCAACCAACAACTTCCCAGCTAATGCCATCGATAATACCTGTAACACCAAAATCAAACTGTGGCGTAAACTCTTTTTTTCGTTTAAAGACTTTTGTAAACCCTTTAACCGGCAGATAATGATAGCCTGTACCGCAACGGGTGCATGCACAGCTTAATGCATACGGGAATGATTTTATTGTGATTCTTTCCGGGCATTCGCTGCATTGGAAACTATATCCGGCTTCTCCATTTACTTGCCTCAGGTTTGCAAGTTGCAGATCCTCTCTTTTTACAGAACCAACTTCGAAAGCCTGTATCGTTTCAGGGTCCCATTGAATGATACTGACCTTTGTGCCGTTATCTGCTGCAAAATCATACAGCTTCATATCTTTTGGAATAGCGGGCATTTGCACAGCTCCTTCTACTTCTGCTTTCCAACATTCATTCTTATTAATAAAAAGATAAGGCTGCTCTCCCTTTAAATTAGGTTTGTTATCTACCCTGATTTTCTTAAGCTTATCAGCAGTAAATGGTGTTACTGTTTGATCAGGTTTTAAGAAAGCATAAAAACCATACCCTTCCTCGAGATACCAAATTGTTCCGTCGCTAAATAATGCTGTCCAATAATTTAGTACTGCCTCTCTGCACCATATGCGTACAACACCGCTTAATGTAAATGCTTTGTTTTGCCATACACCGGTTGTACCTGGTTGCAACTGACCATTGTTCCTTGCCAACTTTGTTAGAAAAGTAGCTTTCACTCCATCTGCACCAACAAAAGGAACTTCCCTGCAATTGCATACCCACACATTTAGTTTAGCCGAAGCCAACTCTGTTGTTGCTCCGCAAGCCGGACATGCATGTCTTATTCTGATGGAATTGTTCATCAGCGGATGATGGTTTGACTGTGAACAATATCACCAACGAAAAATGATTGCAATGCATCAAATATCTGTTGCACAGCACCATCGTTACTTCGTTGAAAATTGCTGAGATAAATATCCAGGTTCACTTTACCGTACTCGGGCCAGGTATGTAATGAGAGATGGCTTTCACTAAGACAAACAACCGCAGTGAAACCTGCAGGTGAAAAATTATGATAAACTTCACCCAGTTTTTGCAACTGATGTTCTTGAATTAACTGATCGATGAGTTCTTTACAAAGCTCATATTTCTGCAGATTAGCAGTGTGTGCAGTGTTTAATGTGGCAATCAGGTGCTTACCCGGTTGGTAACTCATAAGCTGAATCTGTCTTCGAATGGTTGATTAGAAATTAAAAATAGGGGATTCGTAAATAATTTTTGCTCCGCATGAAAAAAAACTTGTTTCTGTATTTAAACGATGTCGCAAATAGTTATCCTTCCGGTTTCTTCCAACAAACCGAATTGGTTTCGGTTATCACCATTCAATACACCCACTATGGTATTGTGCGTCTCAAAAAAATACAATAATACCGGTACGTTGTTATTGTCAATCTCAAACAAAACTGCTTGCTTTTTTTCAGCTATTACAAAACGAAGCGCTCCGATAAATACAATCTGGTTCGGAATGTAATCCCGGGCAAATACTTGTTTGCTCAAATTCAATTGTTCCTTATCTGGTTTGGCAATATAGCACCCTTTGTTTGTGCTGATGATAAGATATAATTCATGAACCTGGTCAGATGCTGCAACAAAGCGAATACCTGTTTCCAGATCAAATGCAACTCCTCTTCCTTTATTAGAAAACAAAAGGATCTGTTTTTCGTTAAACGTATAGTAATACCCATTTCGATAAATCAACGGACATTGGGTGGAAGAAAATGAAGGGTTATATATCTTCCCTTTGAACTTAATAACTGTTGATTTTATTAAAGGTCCGTCTAACAAATACTCATGCAGTGTTACTTCCTGATTAATTGTTTCGAGCTTGTATCCATTCCTATCCTCACCA is part of the Lacibacter sediminis genome and harbors:
- a CDS encoding DUF350 domain-containing protein, translated to MSQAFINSVVYSFLGIGILLVAFILVELLTPKHNLRKEILENKNVALALLAGFFMLSIAIIIASAIH
- a CDS encoding FAD-dependent oxidoreductase gives rise to the protein MNRRDFIQVGVAATGIAAVVSSCNRKTKIKGSILGASSSVGHLLRDKKFAAPSSTEQKQVVIIGAGVSGLSAARHLQQQGINDIIILELEKHIGGNAANGSNSISAFPFGAHYVPIPNNDLKEYIDFLKTADVITDFNADNLPVYNDAYLCFDPEERLYINGRWQEGLIPQYGVPTKELKQIERFLAQMKEFRMAKGNDGKDAFAIPVNQSSIDAVYTKLDTLTMKEWLLLNNYTSEYLHWYVNYCTRDDFGTPHHLCSAWAGIHYFAGRKGKAANADYSDVLTWPEGNGFLIQQLSKDVYDFVRTESLVTKVEKAGKNVIIHYYDVKNKQLKEITTTQCIIAIPQFVAARLLKDEQRIEQVKSNFRYAPWMVANIVTDTLEERSGETLSWDNVIYGSASLGYVNATHQLLQQNIPVKNLTYYLPLTSTQTVEDRKKAHEKTHDEWSTQIIQDLKIVHPDIEKKAKEINITLWGHAMVQPVPGIIHGLLRKELASSIDDCIHFAHTDNAGISIFEEGFYQGLEAARKVMQYVA
- a CDS encoding polyamine aminopropyltransferase; this translates as MQERERKAQWILLLAVLVIATCGLIYELVAGTLASYLLGDSVMQFSTIIGVYLFSMGIGSFLSKYISGNLLHWFVRIELLVGLIGGFSSAILFLVFPLAASFQVVLYSLVGITGILVGLEIPLLMRILEHRVAFKELVSRVFTFDYIGALLASLIFPLLLVPQLGLIRTSLFFGILNIAVGLYLLYFFAEELKKASLLRITAVILLLLELVAFVMSEQILKYSETMAFNDQIVYAKSSPYQRIVLTRNKRELRLFLNGNLQFSSADEYRYHEALVHPALSSVHQPKQILVLGGGDGLAVRELLKYPSIEKITLVDLDPEMTKLFRSQSVLLKLNQKSLLNSKVTVINSDAFIWLRNNKQEFDAVIIDFPDPSAFSIGKLYSTLFYTKLQSAVKENGIVVIQSTSPYVAPKSFWCIDETLRSVGFFTRPYHNYVPSFGEWGYIIATPNEKTGWFHSLPKGLKFIDSITVQQMFIFPEDMRTKEKLQPNKLNNQALVHYFEEEWSKYLD
- a CDS encoding DUF5691 domain-containing protein is translated as MEAWNKIIHTAMMGTDKKMIGVEELVPTLAGAAAVITENTTIDKEEKFLQLASLTYNYRQCAVLPLKKETVGIEQAPAEEKQYCSPAAMQVLKDILFEESQSLLQLWLTACAKANRLVSPEMIPSLFAIGKQYKQLRAAIAPCTGKRGEWLCQFNPEWNFSVSQSQEELWNTGTTDQRKAVLTELRSVDPAAARVLLEQTWAQEDAATKVAFLEILSINVSNDDLLFLESLQNEKSKKVKEEALKLLKQIPGSGLVQQYMNVLQKAVTLKTEKALLGMMSKTSLSFQVPADIDPEIFKSGIEKLSSNSKEFSDDEFIIYQLIQFVPPTFWEQQLGKSPQQIIELFEKDTTGKKMITALVLATLQFKQHQWAVFMMQYCSTFYIDLIPMLPAQQQEYYSNRSFADHADAIIRYAVEFKREWSIEMTKKILTHAANNPYHYTRSFFSQHIERIPSAIEKELGLIIPAEEYQQNSWNKTKEYLVKLLNLKNQIITNFTA
- a CDS encoding DUF4178 domain-containing protein, which translates into the protein MNNSIRIRHACPACGATTELASAKLNVWVCNCREVPFVGADGVKATFLTKLARNNGQLQPGTTGVWQNKAFTLSGVVRIWCREAVLNYWTALFSDGTIWYLEEGYGFYAFLKPDQTVTPFTADKLKKIRVDNKPNLKGEQPYLFINKNECWKAEVEGAVQMPAIPKDMKLYDFAADNGTKVSIIQWDPETIQAFEVGSVKREDLQLANLRQVNGEAGYSFQCSECPERITIKSFPYALSCACTRCGTGYHYLPVKGFTKVFKRKKEFTPQFDFGVTGIIDGISWEVVGCAQKEEKNSYHSKWREYTLYNDVHGYAFLSEFDGHWTFLREQAETPVLYAESIGDFTYAKEPFTIFNRYHYKVLTAAGEFPYDIFNNEDTQVKEFISPPEIWIKEKDNEEGIRWFFGRHISKKEIKEALPLAYELPYRIGTGAVQPTGYKNPVKLAIATFLGVLILILMHSLYAATLENKLVYEGRLEIVDSTNQASDVSQNLEFNKASSNLKLSINAPVSNSWASVSATLVNTVTGKEYSLEEGIEYYYGYSEGESWTEGSTSSEAYFTAIPAGIYKLQLQASRDASDMNISYVSVVAQYDVETPRNVFIPIIAIIAWAVITFYIGQIFEKERWRNSPFSNYTYDDE
- the speD gene encoding adenosylmethionine decarboxylase, which produces MSYQPGKHLIATLNTAHTANLQKYELCKELIDQLIQEHQLQKLGEVYHNFSPAGFTAVVCLSESHLSLHTWPEYGKVNLDIYLSNFQRSNDGAVQQIFDALQSFFVGDIVHSQTIIR
- a CDS encoding SWIM zinc finger family protein, producing MQFTEEQIFNLAPDESSKKSGKDLANPSKWVSKGANEQALWGECQGSGSKPYQTQIDLQNIAFKCSCPSRKFPCKHGLGLLLYNARQPNDFSTSTMPAWVEDWISKRVEKKEKQVEKEEKPVDEAARAKRTQARELKVTDGIDELQLWLKDIVRNGILTMPDKGSLWFENMAKRMVDAQAPGLAGMVRSLGEINFYAEGWQSKFMDQLAVIYLATKAFQNTASLDETLQQDIRTWIGFTQNQEELKEQTGVTDTWLVLAKQTSEVDNITTERYWLYGTASKQYALILQFIVRGQGGQLTFTPGIFVQAELVFFPSVSPLRAIVKRQIASTMKASFSGYQNWDEVLAAETTLNSQLPVRGERPYLISKLKPVQYNQQWWLQDAEQKMMLLKNEQRYIWKLLAISGGEALDMALIGREDQYEAVGVWLHDEYKLLQ